In a single window of the Blattabacterium cuenoti genome:
- the menD gene encoding 2-succinyl-5-enolpyruvyl-6-hydroxy-3-cyclohexene-1-carboxylic-acid synthase → MGEILKAKSIFNIIISPGSRNAPIIIHFTQYKNFKTYSIVDERCAGFFALGIAQQIRKPVVISCTSGSAVVNYYPAITEAFFQNIPLILVTADRPKKIIDVFEGQSIKQENIFQKHVEVSVQLTEDDSELGIWYNDRLINESINKCILKNKPIHINIPFSEPLYNTIDHLQVKPKIIKTVPVKNYIETCNYKKEQDIWKKYEKKMILLGLYYPEKNMEKVLRKLSLDPSIVIFTETTSHVYGQFFFSNIDVLIFNMNPKKWISFKPHILLTVGTNIISKKIKFLLRKYPPIYHWHIGTNYENYPDTYYKLTTYWPIDPESFFEIFYNSNNILISTSDYRKKWEKLRKERIKKHKFFLKKEKSFSDLKVLFFVFKSIPNNTILQLGNSMIVRYYQLFYEKKYSIKSYCNRGTSGIDGCVSTAIGSAITIKKTVTLIVGDISFFYDSNALWNNYIPKNFRIILINNGGGNIFRFISEKKLPEKIFNFFETKHIFNAEKICEMYNWKYERVYDQYTLKKSLSFFWKRSKKPCLLEIDTKKYNNAKILRKYLSYLS, encoded by the coding sequence TTGGGGGAGATTTTAAAAGCAAAATCTATATTTAACATAATCATATCTCCAGGATCTAGGAATGCACCAATTATTATACATTTTACTCAATATAAAAACTTTAAAACTTACAGTATTGTAGATGAACGATGTGCTGGTTTTTTTGCTTTAGGAATAGCTCAACAAATAAGAAAACCTGTAGTGATTAGTTGCACTTCTGGATCTGCTGTTGTAAATTATTATCCCGCAATTACGGAAGCTTTTTTTCAAAATATTCCACTTATTTTAGTAACGGCAGATAGACCCAAAAAAATTATAGATGTATTTGAAGGACAATCAATTAAACAGGAAAATATTTTTCAAAAACATGTAGAAGTTTCTGTTCAATTGACAGAAGATGATTCTGAATTAGGAATATGGTATAACGATCGATTAATCAATGAATCTATTAACAAGTGTATTTTAAAAAATAAACCTATACATATTAATATTCCATTTTCAGAACCACTTTATAATACCATAGATCATTTACAAGTAAAGCCAAAAATTATAAAAACTGTACCTGTCAAAAATTATATTGAAACATGTAATTATAAAAAAGAACAGGATATATGGAAAAAATATGAAAAAAAAATGATTTTGTTAGGATTATATTATCCGGAAAAAAATATGGAAAAAGTTTTAAGAAAATTAAGCTTGGATCCTTCTATCGTAATTTTTACAGAAACTACATCTCATGTATATGGACAATTTTTTTTCTCAAATATAGATGTTCTTATTTTTAATATGAACCCTAAAAAATGGATAAGTTTTAAACCTCATATTTTATTGACTGTTGGAACAAATATTATATCCAAAAAAATAAAATTTCTTTTAAGAAAATATCCTCCAATATATCATTGGCATATAGGAACAAATTACGAAAATTATCCGGATACTTATTATAAGTTAACGACTTATTGGCCAATTGATCCAGAATCGTTTTTTGAAATTTTTTATAATTCTAATAATATATTGATATCCACTTCAGATTACAGAAAAAAATGGGAAAAATTGAGAAAAGAAAGAATTAAAAAACATAAATTTTTTTTAAAAAAAGAAAAAAGTTTTTCAGATTTAAAAGTTTTATTTTTTGTATTCAAAAGCATACCCAATAATACTATCCTACAATTAGGAAATAGTATGATTGTAAGATATTATCAACTTTTTTATGAAAAAAAATATTCTATTAAATCATATTGTAACCGCGGAACTTCAGGAATAGATGGATGTGTTTCAACTGCTATAGGTTCTGCTATAACTATAAAAAAAACTGTAACATTAATTGTTGGAGATATAAGTTTTTTTTATGACAGTAATGCATTGTGGAACAATTATATTCCAAAAAACTTTCGTATTATACTGATTAATAATGGAGGAGGAAATATTTTTAGATTTATTTCAGAAAAAAAGCTTCCTGAAAAAATATTCAATTTTTTTGAAACAAAGCATATTTTTAATGCAGAAAAGATATGCGAAATGTATAATTGGAAATACGAAAGAGTATACGATCAATATACTTTAAAAAAAAGTTTATCATTTTTTTGGAAAAGATCAAAAAAACCTTGTTTGCTAGAAATAGATACCAAAAAATATAATAACGCTAAAATTTTAAGAAAATATTTATCTTATCTATCCTAA
- a CDS encoding SanA/YdcF family protein: MHGGGINAYFKYRIDAACSLFRHKKIRYIIVSGDNREKNYNEPKMMKKELIKKGIPSNFIYEDFYGISTLHSIVRVHQIFKQKKFTIISQKFHNERAIFIGNCLGLDVIGFNAKNITFDSKIQIREIFARIKALWNIVLYSIQTN, encoded by the coding sequence TTGCATGGAGGAGGAATTAACGCTTATTTTAAGTATAGAATAGATGCAGCTTGTTCTCTTTTTCGTCATAAAAAAATACGTTATATCATTGTGAGTGGAGATAATAGAGAAAAAAATTATAATGAACCAAAAATGATGAAAAAGGAATTGATTAAAAAAGGGATCCCTTCTAATTTTATATATGAAGATTTTTATGGAATTAGTACTTTACATTCTATTGTTAGGGTTCATCAAATTTTTAAACAAAAAAAATTTACAATTATATCTCAAAAATTTCATAATGAAAGAGCTATTTTTATTGGAAATTGTTTGGGTTTAGATGTAATAGGCTTTAATGCTAAAAACATTACTTTTGATAGTAAGATACAAATTCGCGAAATTTTTGCAAGAATTAAAGCTTTATGGAATATTGTTTTATATTCTATACAAACAAATTAG